A segment of the Zetaproteobacteria bacterium genome:
CGCAGGGCGACGTCACCGCCGAGCAGATGGTGCAGGCACCCCTCCTCGTCCTCGAAGCTCTGGTTGCCGATCAGGACATCGTAGTCGGCGGCGATCTTCTTGGTCAGGTCGGCGACCAGCGGGTAGGAGACCGGGCCGATCCCCCCCTTCTCCACTGGCGTGTTGCGCCATGCGATGTGGGAGAACTGGGAGTCGATCGAGACGCCGATCACCTGGGTGTTGCGTGCCTCGAACTCCTTGATCCGGTGGTCGAAGGCGATCAGCTCGGTCGGGCAGACGAAGGTGAAGTCGAGCGGATAGAAGAAGAGGACGACATACCTGCCCTTGAAGGAGGAGAGCGAGAACTCCTCATTGATGGTGCCGTCGGGCATGACGGCGGTGGCGGTGAAGTCGGGTGCAGGTTTGCCTACGAGAACGCTCATATCTACGCTCCTCCTTGTGTTGGGTT
Coding sequences within it:
- a CDS encoding peroxiredoxin, which codes for MSVLVGKPAPDFTATAVMPDGTINEEFSLSSFKGRYVVLFFYPLDFTFVCPTELIAFDHRIKEFEARNTQVIGVSIDSQFSHIAWRNTPVEKGGIGPVSYPLVADLTKKIAADYDVLIGNQSFEDEEGCLHHLLGGDVALRGSFLIDREGVVQHQVVNNLPLGRNIDEMLRMIDALQFHEEHGEVCPAGWNKGAKGMTPDGEGVASYLASEADKL